The Gemmatimonadaceae bacterium genomic sequence GGGGAAGTCGTCATTCTTCGAGCGTATACGGGAAGGCGATCGTGCAAGCCACGATGAACACCAAGTCGAACGCGATCAAGAGCCGGAGCCACGGCCACGCTTCGGACAGGGGGCGTCCGGCCATCACCCGCGTCGTCGCCTGCGCGGCATCCATCAAGATCGGTACGAAGAACGGCAAGCTCAGCATCGGCAGCAGCAACTCGGCCAGTCGGGTATTGACCGCCATGGCGCTGAAGAGCGTTCCGACGGCGACGATGCCCACCATTGCCAGCAGTACGATGCCCGCGACCACGGCCAACTGACCGTTGAATCGAAGATTGTAGAACACCGCAAGCGCCGGAATCGCGACCGCTTGAATCGCGCACAGAAAGAGCAAGTTCCCGACGGCCTTTCCGAGGTACACGGATTCGCGGGCGATCGGCGCGATCAGCAGCGCGTCGATCCCGCGCTCGTGTTCCTCGAGCGAAAACGCGCGTTGAAGCCCCAGCAGCGCCGAAAACGCCAGCACGACCCAGAGCACGCCGGGCGCGCGATCCTGAGGCGTGACGATCGATTCGTCCCACGTGAAGTAGAAGATCGAGAGGGCCAGAACGGCGAACACCAACGACGAGAGGAATGCCGTACGGCTGCGGAACTCGATCGCCAGATCCTTGCGAGCGATGAGCAGCGCCGCGCCGAGGGTCCCCGGCGGAGTGCGGACGCTCATGCGGTCGCGGGCGCGGACCATTCGACAACCGACGACGCCGCGTTCACGACGAGGTCGCGGTAGGCGGCGCGATACGTCACGGGGTCGATCTCCGACGCGTCGTCCTCGCGGACGAAGCGCCCGTCGAGCATGATCGCGGCCCGCGACGCCAGCGCGAGCCCTTCGTCCACGTTGTGCGTGACGAGAACGAGCGCCGCGTTCGACGCGCGGAGCGTCGCGAGCATGTCCGTGAGCGCGGCCGCGCCGGAGGCGTCGAGACCCGTGTACGGCTCGTCGAGCAGCAAAAGCGCCGGCTGATGGACGATCGACCGCGCGATCGCGACCCGCTGCTGAAGGCCGCGGCTCAGCGCGCGCACCGGCGTTCGCGCGCGATCGGAGACTCGCATTCGCTCGAGTGCGGCCATCGCCGCGTCGCGCGGCGACTTCAGTCCATACAGCTTCGCCGCGAACTCCACGTTCTCCAGCGCGGTCAACGCGCGATAGAGCATGCTCTGATGCGAGATGAGCCCGATCGACGCGCGCGACGCCGGGTCGGCGCGCAACGCGTGGCCGAGCACCCGCACGGTGCCGTTCGTCGGCGCAAGCAGCCCCGCGATCAGCTTGAGGAGCGTCGTCTTCCCCGCCCCATTCGGGCCGAAGAGCGCCAAGCTCTCGCCCGCGGCCAACGTCAGGTCGATGGCGTCGACCGCGCGTCGGCGACCGAAGTCGCGGCGCAGCGCGGCCGTCTCGACGACAAGCGAGCCGGAGGGTGAGAGCATGCCCTAAGATAAGACAAGTTCGCTCCGCTTACCCGCCGCGCCGGGCGTCCGTATTATCACGATTCTCGTCTTGCTTGCCATCGGAGATTCGGGCAGACCATGCAGAAGACCGACACCATCGAGATCGACGCACTCCTCCACGAGAATCGCAAATTCGCGCCTCCGGCGGACTTTCGCCGCGACGCGCTCGTTTCCGACAACCACCTCTACGACCAGGCGTCCGAGGATTTCTGGGCGGAGCAGGCCGGTGAGCTGGAATGGTTCGAGAAATGGACGACGGTCTGCGACTGGAAACCGCCCCACGCCAAGTGGTTCGTCGGGGGAAAGCTCAACATCTCGGTGAACTGCGTCGATCGCCACATCGCCGGGGCGCGACGCAACAAGGCGGCGCTGATCTGGGAGGGCGAGCCAGGCGACCGCCGCACGCTCACCTATTGGGATCTCTACGTCGAAGTCCAGAAGTTCGCGAACGTGCTCAAACATTTCGGCGTGACGAAGGGCGACCGTGTCGCCATCTACATGCCGCTCGTTCCCGAGGTCGCCATCGCGATGCTCGCCTGCACGCGCGTCGGCGCCATTCACTCTGTCGTGTTCGGCGGATTCTCCCCCGAGTCGCTTCGCGATCGCATCAACGACGCGAAGGCCAAGCTGTTGATCACCGCCGACGGCGGCTATCGACGGGGCGGGCTCGTGCCACTCAAGCGGAACGCCGACAAAGCGCTCGAGGACTGTCCGAGCATCGAGAACGTCGTCGTCGTCGCGCGGCGCCGCGGATCGACCGACGACGACGCCTTCGCGCACATGAAGGACGGCCGCGACCACTGGTGGCACTCGGTGATGCGCGACGCGCCCGTGCACTGCGAGCCCGAACGCATGGACGCCGAGGACGTGCTCTACATCCTCTACACGTCGGGCACCACGGGAAAACCGAAGGGAATCGTCCACACGACCGGCGGATATCTCGTCGGCGTGACGACGACCACGAAGCTCGTCTTCGACCTCAAGGAAGACGACGTCTTCTGGTGCACGGCTGATGTGGGCTGGGTCACCGGGCACTCGTATCTCGTCTATGGACCGCTCTCGAACGGCGCGACGTGTGTGATGTACGAAGGCGCCCCGGATTGGCCCGAGAAGGACCGCTTCTGGGGCATCTGTGAGCGGCTCGGTGTCACGATCTTCTACACCGCCCCGACGGCGATTCGCGCCTTCATGAAGTGGGGCGACCAGTGGCCCGAGGGTCACGACCTCTCTCGGCTCCGACTGCTCGGTTCGGTCGGCGAGCCGATCAA encodes the following:
- a CDS encoding heme exporter protein CcmB, with translation MSVRTPPGTLGAALLIARKDLAIEFRSRTAFLSSLVFAVLALSIFYFTWDESIVTPQDRAPGVLWVVLAFSALLGLQRAFSLEEHERGIDALLIAPIARESVYLGKAVGNLLFLCAIQAVAIPALAVFYNLRFNGQLAVVAGIVLLAMVGIVAVGTLFSAMAVNTRLAELLLPMLSLPFFVPILMDAAQATTRVMAGRPLSEAWPWLRLLIAFDLVFIVACTIAFPYTLEE
- the ccmA gene encoding heme ABC exporter ATP-binding protein CcmA, encoding MLSPSGSLVVETAALRRDFGRRRAVDAIDLTLAAGESLALFGPNGAGKTTLLKLIAGLLAPTNGTVRVLGHALRADPASRASIGLISHQSMLYRALTALENVEFAAKLYGLKSPRDAAMAALERMRVSDRARTPVRALSRGLQQRVAIARSIVHQPALLLLDEPYTGLDASGAAALTDMLATLRASNAALVLVTHNVDEGLALASRAAIMLDGRFVREDDASEIDPVTYRAAYRDLVVNAASSVVEWSAPATA
- the acs gene encoding acetate--CoA ligase, with the translated sequence MQKTDTIEIDALLHENRKFAPPADFRRDALVSDNHLYDQASEDFWAEQAGELEWFEKWTTVCDWKPPHAKWFVGGKLNISVNCVDRHIAGARRNKAALIWEGEPGDRRTLTYWDLYVEVQKFANVLKHFGVTKGDRVAIYMPLVPEVAIAMLACTRVGAIHSVVFGGFSPESLRDRINDAKAKLLITADGGYRRGGLVPLKRNADKALEDCPSIENVVVVARRRGSTDDDAFAHMKDGRDHWWHSVMRDAPVHCEPERMDAEDVLYILYTSGTTGKPKGIVHTTGGYLVGVTTTTKLVFDLKEDDVFWCTADVGWVTGHSYLVYGPLSNGATCVMYEGAPDWPEKDRFWGICERLGVTIFYTAPTAIRAFMKWGDQWPEGHDLSRLRLLGSVGEPINPEAWMWYHEKIGAGRCPIVDTWWQTETGAIVISPLPGVTETKPGSATIPLPGYSAALLSAKAHEIDVGGGLLALTQPWPSMLRTIWGDDERYVQTYFSKWPGRPDLYFPGDGAKRDEDGYYWILGRVDDVLNVAGHRIGTMEVESALVEHPAVAEAAVVGRPHELKGQALAAFVTLREGFHQSPNLRDELRNFVAEKIGAIAKPDDILFSADLPKTRSGKIMRRLLRDIATGQALGDTTTLADPNVVAALRDQYEAQES